One genomic region from Phorcysia thermohydrogeniphila encodes:
- a CDS encoding DUF2905 domain-containing protein, translated as MEEVGKVLIYTGVFLVITGVVIMAVSKWNIPIGKLPGDIYIKKDNFAFYFPLGTSLLISLAFSLFSFLLFLLMRKQ; from the coding sequence ATGGAAGAAGTAGGAAAGGTTCTTATCTACACGGGTGTTTTTCTCGTCATCACGGGCGTTGTCATAATGGCTGTCTCAAAGTGGAACATTCCAATAGGAAAACTACCGGGAGACATTTACATAAAGAAGGATAATTTCGCTTTCTACTTTCCCTTGGGGACAAGCCTTCTCATAAGCTTAGCGTTTTCACTGTTCTCCTTCCTCCTTTTCCTTCTGATGAGGAAACAATGA